The Rhodocytophaga rosea genome has a segment encoding these proteins:
- a CDS encoding ABC transporter ATP-binding protein: protein MQIQVENLGRKFNKDWIFRNFDTTFQSNQPVAITGANGSGKSTLLQIIAAILPATEGKVKYTYRQKNIEEDKIFRYLSLAAPYQELIEEFTLQESVVFHLQFKPFRNQLAAGEFIKKIGLEKARNKPVKNFSSGMKQRLKLGLAFFSDTPILLLDEPTSNLDKNGVDWYQQHLSDNIADRLVLICSNQPYEYEICKRIIHIQDSLIYIR from the coding sequence ATGCAGATTCAGGTTGAAAATCTGGGCCGTAAATTTAACAAAGACTGGATTTTCAGGAATTTTGATACCACTTTCCAAAGCAACCAGCCTGTTGCCATTACTGGAGCGAATGGCAGTGGAAAATCTACTTTGCTGCAAATTATCGCAGCCATTCTTCCGGCTACGGAGGGAAAAGTAAAATACACGTACCGTCAGAAGAATATAGAGGAGGATAAAATTTTCCGGTATCTTTCCTTGGCAGCACCCTATCAGGAGCTCATTGAAGAATTTACTTTGCAAGAATCTGTGGTTTTTCATCTGCAATTCAAACCTTTCAGAAACCAGCTGGCTGCCGGTGAATTTATAAAAAAAATCGGCCTGGAGAAAGCCAGGAATAAGCCGGTAAAGAATTTCTCTTCAGGCATGAAACAGCGTTTAAAATTAGGATTGGCTTTTTTTTCAGACACACCAATCTTATTACTCGACGAACCAACTTCCAATCTTGACAAAAATGGCGTAGATTGGTATCAGCAACATCTTTCTGATAATATAGCCGACCGGCTGGTACTCATCTGCTCTAACCAGCCTTATGAATATGAGATTTGTAAAAGAATAATTCACATACAAGATAGTTTGATATATATACGTTAA
- the lpxA gene encoding acyl-ACP--UDP-N-acetylglucosamine O-acyltransferase translates to MNQPLAYIHPQAKIAENVVIEPFVTIHKNVEIGEGTWIGSNVVIMEGARIGKNCRIFPGAVISAPPQDLKYKGEPSTVWIGNNTTIRECVTLNRGTALDKNSTIIGESCLLMAYVHVAHDCIIGNNVVISNCVQLAGHIEIQDYVNIGGTSAVQQFVKIGTSAFVSGGTLVRKDVPPFVKAAREPLAYCGINSVGLRRRGFTNEKINEIQEIYRNIYLRGLNNTDALDLIELEMPPSKERDEVLQFVRNSERGIMRGIDS, encoded by the coding sequence ATGAATCAACCCTTAGCCTATATTCACCCCCAGGCAAAAATCGCCGAAAACGTAGTAATTGAACCTTTTGTAACCATTCATAAAAATGTTGAAATAGGAGAAGGTACCTGGATCGGATCGAATGTTGTAATTATGGAAGGTGCCCGCATCGGAAAAAACTGCCGTATCTTTCCTGGCGCTGTAATTTCTGCTCCTCCCCAGGATCTCAAATACAAAGGTGAACCCTCTACAGTATGGATTGGCAACAATACCACCATTCGTGAATGCGTAACTCTTAACCGGGGTACGGCACTCGACAAAAACTCCACCATTATTGGCGAAAGTTGCCTGCTGATGGCATATGTCCATGTGGCACATGATTGTATCATCGGAAATAATGTAGTAATTTCTAATTGTGTGCAACTGGCCGGCCATATCGAAATACAGGATTATGTAAATATAGGCGGTACTTCTGCCGTTCAGCAGTTTGTTAAGATTGGAACCAGTGCGTTTGTATCCGGCGGAACCCTTGTACGTAAAGATGTACCTCCGTTTGTAAAAGCTGCCCGTGAACCTCTGGCTTATTGTGGCATTAATTCAGTTGGTTTACGCAGAAGAGGATTTACCAACGAAAAGATCAACGAGATTCAGGAAATTTACCGCAATATATATTTGCGCGGACTTAACAATACAGATGCCCTGGATCTAATCGAACTGGAAATGCCCCCTTCTAAAGAAAGAGATGAAGTATTGCAGTTTGTAAGAAATTCTGAAAGAGGTATCATGCGGGGAATAGACAGTTAA
- a CDS encoding glycosyltransferase family protein, with the protein MKILYAIQGTGNGHLSRARDIISVLEKKGQLDVLLSGTQADLTIDYPIAYKLDGCSFIFGQKGSINFLKTLSRTNALKFINEVKNLPVEKYDLIINDFEPVSAWACYLKGKDCISLSHHSAVLSPKAPKLNNFLSQYLYKKYAPVSKEYGFHFDRFDNNIFTPVIRKQIREANICDQGHYTVYLPAYGDAELYNFFSTFSNTKWQIFSKHNRSPFTLGNVQVRPLNNEAFIESMASSTGIICGAGFETPSEALFMNKKLMVVPMTNQYEQLCNAEALKRMGVPVIKKLHKKYVSSIADWIENGKVIYVDFPDITENVIDMIIDKHTANRRVIDYAWEEQAFNIGSVSPV; encoded by the coding sequence ATGAAAATATTATACGCCATTCAAGGGACAGGCAACGGACATTTGAGCAGAGCCAGAGATATTATCTCTGTTTTGGAGAAGAAGGGCCAGTTGGATGTACTCCTGAGTGGTACACAGGCTGATCTGACAATTGATTACCCTATTGCCTATAAACTGGATGGTTGCAGCTTTATTTTTGGCCAAAAAGGCAGTATCAATTTCCTTAAAACCCTCTCGAGAACAAACGCACTAAAATTTATAAATGAGGTTAAAAATCTGCCGGTAGAAAAATACGACCTTATTATAAATGATTTTGAGCCGGTTTCTGCATGGGCTTGTTATTTAAAAGGAAAAGATTGTATTAGTCTGAGCCATCATAGTGCTGTATTGTCTCCAAAAGCACCAAAGCTTAACAATTTTCTGAGCCAGTATCTATACAAGAAATACGCTCCTGTTAGCAAAGAATATGGGTTTCATTTTGATAGATTTGATAACAATATCTTTACACCTGTTATTCGTAAGCAAATAAGAGAAGCGAATATTTGTGACCAGGGGCACTATACAGTGTATTTACCTGCCTATGGTGATGCCGAACTTTATAATTTCTTTTCTACCTTCAGTAATACTAAATGGCAGATTTTTTCTAAACATAACAGATCTCCATTTACATTAGGGAATGTACAAGTAAGGCCGCTCAACAATGAGGCATTTATCGAAAGTATGGCTTCCAGTACAGGTATTATTTGTGGAGCAGGCTTTGAAACACCTTCTGAAGCCTTATTCATGAATAAAAAACTGATGGTAGTACCCATGACCAATCAGTATGAACAATTATGTAATGCAGAAGCCCTGAAAAGAATGGGAGTACCAGTGATCAAAAAGCTTCATAAAAAATATGTTTCCTCTATTGCCGACTGGATTGAAAACGGAAAGGTTATTTATGTAGACTTTCCGGATATCACTGAAAATGTAATCGACATGATTATTGATAAACATACGGCAAACCGCAGGGTAATAGATTATGCCTGGGAAGAGCAAGCTTTCAACATTGGTTCTGTAAGTCCGGTTTAG
- a CDS encoding alanine dehydrogenase: MSSTLKPGLQDLAKQGALYPQEALLEVKKGGKQLSIGIPRELDAYENRVVLTPESTAILVQNGHQVQVETGAGEASKFSDREYSDAGANIVYSAREAFESDLILKVDPPTPVEIGYIKPGKALISALQMAKLTPEYITAVNAKKITAVGFELIQDKVGGMPVVRAMSEIAGSTVMLIAAEYLNSVNNGRGIILGGITGVPPTKVVILGAGTVAEFAARTALGLGAEIKIFDKHIYKLRRIKYAIDHQAYTSTIDNTYMLGEAISRADVVIGAIRAEEGRSPCVVTEEMVSTMKPDSVIIDVSIDQGGCFETSEITTHKNPIFKKYDVIHYCVPNIASRVARTATTAFSHIFTPFLLQIGNSGGIDEMIFANKWFMKGVYSYKGSLTNEHIARKFNMKYKDMSLLTAAARL, translated from the coding sequence ATGAGCAGCACTCTTAAACCAGGTTTGCAGGATTTAGCCAAACAAGGTGCTTTATACCCACAGGAAGCATTGCTGGAAGTAAAAAAAGGTGGCAAACAATTGAGTATCGGTATCCCCAGAGAGCTGGATGCTTATGAAAACAGGGTAGTGCTTACGCCGGAATCTACGGCTATTCTGGTGCAGAACGGCCATCAGGTGCAGGTAGAAACCGGAGCCGGCGAAGCCTCTAAATTTTCAGACCGGGAATACAGTGATGCCGGTGCTAACATCGTTTATTCAGCCAGAGAAGCATTTGAATCCGATCTTATTCTCAAGGTAGATCCTCCTACGCCTGTAGAAATCGGTTATATAAAGCCGGGAAAAGCACTAATTTCTGCTTTACAGATGGCTAAACTGACGCCTGAATACATTACGGCCGTTAATGCAAAAAAAATCACTGCCGTAGGTTTTGAGCTCATCCAGGATAAAGTAGGGGGGATGCCGGTTGTAAGAGCCATGAGTGAGATTGCCGGAAGTACGGTGATGCTCATTGCCGCTGAATACCTGAATAGCGTAAATAATGGCCGGGGAATTATTCTCGGTGGAATTACAGGTGTACCGCCAACCAAGGTTGTGATATTAGGTGCCGGAACCGTAGCTGAATTTGCAGCCCGTACGGCCCTGGGTTTAGGCGCTGAAATAAAAATATTCGATAAACACATTTATAAGCTCCGGCGTATCAAATATGCCATTGATCATCAGGCCTATACCTCTACTATTGATAATACATACATGCTGGGTGAAGCCATCAGCCGGGCCGATGTGGTAATTGGTGCGATACGGGCAGAAGAAGGCAGAAGCCCTTGTGTAGTTACAGAAGAAATGGTTTCTACGATGAAGCCGGATTCAGTGATTATTGATGTAAGTATTGACCAGGGCGGTTGTTTTGAAACCTCTGAAATTACGACGCATAAGAATCCGATCTTCAAAAAGTACGATGTCATTCACTATTGCGTTCCTAATATTGCTTCCAGGGTTGCCAGAACAGCCACAACGGCGTTTAGCCATATTTTTACCCCTTTCTTATTGCAAATTGGAAATTCTGGTGGCATCGATGAAATGATCTTTGCCAATAAGTGGTTCATGAAAGGGGTATATTCCTACAAAGGAAGCCTTACCAATGAACACATTGCCAGAAAATTCAATATGAAATATAAGGATATGAGCCTGCTTACGGCGGCTGCCAGGCTATAA
- the lpxD gene encoding UDP-3-O-(3-hydroxymyristoyl)glucosamine N-acyltransferase has product MEFTVEQIAGLLQGKIVGERSLKVNKLSKIEEGTPGSISFLSNPKYEPYLYTTKATAVITSEQLAPKKDIDTTLILVKDPYTAFTLLLDEYNKLQQSQKSGIEQPSFMGNRTQTGNNLYLGAFAYVGNGCKIGENVKIYPQVYIGENVQIGDHTIIYAGAKIYANTVIGKHCTIHAGAVIGSDGFGFAPQPDGSYKTIPQTGNVIMEDWVSIGANTVIDCATMGSTIIRQGVKLDNLIQIAHNVEIGKNTVMAAQSGVSGSTKIGENCIIGGQVGIVGHIKIADKTSIGAQSGIGKSITKTGTAIQGSPAFDYKENLKSMVIFRKLPLLQKRLDELEEKVVNLPDKK; this is encoded by the coding sequence ATGGAGTTTACTGTAGAACAAATTGCAGGTTTATTACAGGGAAAAATTGTTGGAGAAAGGTCGCTGAAGGTAAATAAGCTTTCCAAAATAGAAGAAGGAACCCCAGGCAGTATATCCTTCTTATCCAACCCCAAGTATGAGCCGTACCTCTATACCACTAAAGCTACGGCTGTTATTACCAGCGAACAACTGGCTCCCAAAAAAGATATAGATACCACCCTGATACTCGTTAAAGATCCTTATACGGCTTTCACCCTGCTGCTCGATGAATATAACAAACTGCAGCAATCTCAGAAATCCGGTATAGAGCAACCTTCATTCATGGGTAATCGTACGCAAACCGGCAATAATTTATACCTGGGCGCTTTCGCTTATGTAGGTAATGGCTGCAAGATTGGTGAAAATGTAAAAATTTATCCGCAGGTATACATTGGCGAAAATGTACAGATCGGTGATCATACTATAATCTATGCCGGGGCAAAAATTTACGCCAATACTGTTATTGGGAAGCATTGTACGATTCATGCGGGTGCTGTGATCGGAAGTGATGGGTTCGGATTTGCTCCACAGCCAGATGGTTCCTATAAAACAATTCCACAAACCGGTAATGTCATCATGGAAGACTGGGTAAGCATTGGTGCCAACACCGTAATTGATTGTGCCACCATGGGAAGCACCATTATCAGGCAAGGCGTAAAATTAGATAACCTGATTCAGATTGCACACAATGTTGAGATTGGAAAAAATACAGTAATGGCAGCTCAGTCCGGCGTTTCAGGTTCTACCAAAATCGGAGAAAATTGTATAATCGGCGGACAAGTAGGTATCGTAGGACACATAAAAATTGCTGATAAAACAAGTATCGGCGCACAATCAGGAATTGGCAAATCTATCACTAAAACCGGAACAGCCATACAAGGTTCACCTGCCTTTGACTATAAAGAAAACCTCAAATCTATGGTGATTTTCAGAAAGTTACCGCTTTTACAAAAGAGGCTTGATGAATTGGAAGAAAAAGTAGTAAATTTGCCGGATAAAAAGTAA
- the porX gene encoding T9SS response regulator signal transducer PorX, translated as MPHFKTNYNTKPIPEAQRYSILWADDEIDLLKPHIMFLTNKGYDVTPVNSGADALDKCNETNFDIVFLDENMPGMTGLETLSQIKSTKPSLPVVMITKSEEEHIMEEAIGSKIADYLIKPLNPNQILLSVKKILDNKRLITEKTNLGYQQDFRNISMAYNERIDHNEWVDIYKKLVFWELEIDNTANKSMAEVLDMQKGEANSNFAKFVMENYESWLNDPKADKPLLSHQLMKKKVFPMLKPNEPLFFFLIDNLRYDQWKILESIISEYYIVEEESAYYSILPTTTAFARNAIFSGMMPSDMEKYHPDLWVNDDEEEGKNNQEEDFLMRQLQKNRLDVKASYHKVISTAQGKSLVDNVNNLMNNQLNVVVYNFVDMLSHARTDMAMIRELAPDESAYRSLTSSWFMHSPLLEVLKKIAEKKARLIITTDHGTIRVKRPYKIIGDKNTNTNLRYKQGKNLGFDEDDVLVVRKPERFFLPKINVSTAYVFTIEDYFFAYPNNYNYYVNYYKDTFQHGGVSLEEMIIPFVSLIPK; from the coding sequence ATGCCCCATTTTAAAACAAATTACAACACGAAACCCATTCCTGAAGCACAAAGATATTCCATTTTGTGGGCCGATGATGAAATAGATCTGTTAAAACCACACATTATGTTCCTGACCAATAAAGGATATGATGTTACCCCGGTGAACAGTGGCGCCGATGCCCTGGATAAATGCAATGAAACCAATTTTGATATTGTTTTTCTGGACGAAAATATGCCAGGAATGACTGGCCTGGAAACGCTGTCACAAATTAAATCGACTAAACCAAGCCTTCCTGTTGTAATGATCACCAAAAGTGAGGAAGAACATATTATGGAAGAGGCCATTGGTTCTAAAATTGCCGATTATCTCATCAAGCCATTGAATCCCAATCAGATATTGCTTTCTGTTAAAAAAATTCTCGACAATAAGCGCCTGATCACTGAAAAAACCAATCTGGGCTACCAGCAGGACTTCCGCAATATCAGCATGGCCTACAATGAGCGGATTGATCACAATGAGTGGGTGGATATTTATAAGAAACTTGTTTTCTGGGAACTTGAAATTGACAATACGGCTAATAAAAGTATGGCGGAAGTGCTGGATATGCAGAAAGGTGAAGCCAATTCCAATTTTGCCAAATTTGTGATGGAGAATTACGAATCCTGGCTCAATGATCCTAAAGCAGATAAACCCCTGCTTTCGCACCAGCTGATGAAGAAAAAGGTATTTCCGATGCTCAAACCCAATGAGCCGCTTTTCTTTTTCCTAATCGATAACCTGCGCTATGACCAGTGGAAAATTCTCGAATCCATCATCAGTGAGTATTATATCGTAGAAGAAGAATCAGCATATTATTCGATACTGCCAACTACTACGGCTTTTGCCCGGAATGCCATATTCTCCGGGATGATGCCCAGCGATATGGAAAAATACCATCCGGATTTATGGGTGAATGACGATGAAGAAGAAGGAAAAAATAACCAGGAAGAAGATTTTTTGATGCGCCAGTTGCAGAAAAACCGGCTGGATGTGAAAGCTTCCTATCATAAAGTAATTAGTACTGCCCAGGGCAAATCGCTGGTCGATAATGTGAATAACCTGATGAATAACCAGCTGAATGTGGTGGTATATAATTTTGTGGATATGCTCTCGCATGCCCGTACGGATATGGCCATGATCCGGGAGCTGGCGCCAGATGAATCTGCCTACCGTTCGCTTACCAGTTCATGGTTTATGCATTCTCCATTGCTGGAGGTACTGAAGAAAATTGCAGAGAAGAAAGCCAGATTAATCATTACCACTGACCATGGCACCATCCGGGTGAAGCGCCCGTATAAAATTATTGGCGACAAAAATACTAATACTAACCTGCGCTACAAACAAGGTAAAAACTTAGGCTTTGATGAAGATGATGTACTGGTGGTACGGAAGCCGGAACGTTTTTTCCTGCCTAAAATCAATGTATCTACAGCATATGTTTTTACCATCGAAGATTATTTCTTTGCCTATCCTAATAATTATAACTACTACGTAAACTATTATAAGGATACTTTCCAGCACGGAGGCGTTTCTCTGGAAGAAATGATCATTCCTTTTGTATCTCTGATCCCAAAATAG
- the tsaE gene encoding tRNA (adenosine(37)-N6)-threonylcarbamoyltransferase complex ATPase subunit type 1 TsaE: MSEFTITYSSETILPLIARQVISFAKDQKCKVWLLEGEMGSGKTTLIKSVSKVLGVQQTVQSPTYGLVNEYDYPAGKVYHFDFYRLKHESEALDIGFEEYLSSNELCFIEWPSKIPSFLPSKYLKISITFVGQNQRNIHLSTHEQHS; the protein is encoded by the coding sequence ATGTCAGAGTTTACTATTACGTATAGTTCAGAAACGATACTGCCCTTAATTGCCCGGCAAGTAATTAGCTTTGCCAAAGATCAGAAATGCAAAGTCTGGCTGCTGGAAGGTGAAATGGGCAGTGGAAAAACTACATTAATTAAGTCTGTCAGTAAAGTGCTTGGTGTACAGCAAACCGTGCAGAGTCCTACGTATGGGTTAGTGAATGAGTATGACTACCCTGCTGGCAAAGTGTATCATTTCGATTTTTACCGGCTTAAGCATGAATCAGAGGCACTGGATATTGGATTTGAGGAGTATCTAAGCTCGAATGAGTTGTGTTTTATCGAATGGCCATCCAAAATTCCCTCATTTCTCCCCTCGAAATATTTGAAAATAAGTATTACATTCGTAGGTCAAAACCAGAGGAACATACATCTGAGCACGCATGAGCAGCACTCTTAA
- a CDS encoding HD domain-containing protein has product MNKKKLFNDPVYGFITIHSELIFDIIEDPLFQRLRRIKQMGLSDFVYPGALHTRFHHALGAMHLMGVTLNTLRSKGHDISEKEYESALIAILLHDVGHGPFSHALEASILTGVHHEKISFLIMKSLNRKFDGMLEMALQMFCNTYARPFFHQLVSSQLDIDRLDYLQRDCYFTGVSEGTIGADRIIKMLDIVDERIVVEEKGIYSIESFLSARRFMYWQVYLHKTGISAEEMLIQVVKRARYLLRNGEKVFATPDLLRFMEQDITLENFECDESCLQSFAAIDDYDIWGAIKMWVNHPDKVLSTISRMLLDRKIFKVILSGEEPERAFVKQVAKQITQQFNLSEEELPYFLIEGSTSNAAYLAGGETINILTKKGNIMDIAEASDLPNIKAMSKIVKKYYVCWPKSTSISYER; this is encoded by the coding sequence TTGAATAAAAAAAAATTATTTAATGATCCTGTATACGGGTTCATTACCATTCACAGCGAACTGATTTTCGACATCATTGAAGACCCATTATTCCAGCGACTGAGGCGCATCAAGCAAATGGGACTTTCCGACTTTGTATATCCGGGCGCTTTGCATACCAGATTTCATCATGCCCTGGGTGCCATGCATCTGATGGGTGTTACCTTAAATACTCTCCGCAGCAAAGGTCATGATATTTCTGAAAAAGAATACGAATCCGCTTTAATTGCTATCCTGCTGCATGATGTAGGCCATGGGCCATTTTCTCATGCCCTGGAAGCCAGTATACTTACTGGTGTACACCATGAAAAGATTTCGTTTCTAATAATGAAAAGCCTCAACCGTAAATTCGATGGAATGCTGGAGATGGCCTTGCAGATGTTTTGCAATACGTATGCAAGGCCTTTTTTTCACCAGCTCGTTTCCAGCCAGTTAGATATCGACAGGCTCGATTACCTGCAACGGGATTGTTATTTTACTGGCGTATCGGAAGGAACTATCGGTGCTGACCGTATTATTAAAATGCTCGATATTGTAGATGAACGGATTGTGGTGGAAGAAAAAGGTATTTACAGTATTGAAAGTTTTTTGAGTGCCCGCCGTTTTATGTACTGGCAGGTATATCTGCACAAAACTGGTATCAGTGCCGAAGAAATGCTGATACAGGTAGTGAAACGGGCCAGATATTTACTCAGAAATGGAGAAAAAGTATTTGCCACACCAGACTTACTCCGGTTTATGGAACAAGACATCACCCTGGAAAATTTTGAATGTGATGAAAGCTGTTTACAATCTTTTGCCGCCATTGACGACTATGATATATGGGGAGCGATTAAAATGTGGGTGAATCATCCGGATAAGGTTCTCTCCACCATTAGCCGGATGCTGTTGGATAGAAAGATTTTTAAAGTAATTTTGTCTGGAGAGGAGCCGGAAAGAGCGTTTGTGAAGCAAGTGGCTAAACAGATCACTCAGCAATTTAATTTAAGTGAAGAGGAACTTCCTTACTTTTTAATTGAAGGCTCTACGAGCAATGCCGCCTATCTGGCCGGTGGCGAAACCATAAACATTCTAACCAAAAAGGGTAACATCATGGATATTGCCGAAGCCTCTGACCTTCCGAATATAAAAGCCATGAGTAAAATTGTAAAGAAATATTATGTATGCTGGCCAAAATCAACCAGCATAAGCTATGAGCGATAG
- a CDS encoding bifunctional UDP-3-O-[3-hydroxymyristoyl] N-acetylglucosamine deacetylase/3-hydroxyacyl-ACP dehydratase has product MNIKQHTIKKSVTVSGVGLHTGVPVNMTFLPAKPNHGYKFQRVDLPEQPIVDADVDNVVDLSRGTTIEQSGARINTVEHTLAALVGLQIDNVLIQLDGPEPPIMDGSSLQFVEVLESAGMEEQNALRNYYEITEEVRYRDNERNVEIAALPLDDYRITVMVDYNSPVLGSQHASLTDIRQFPKEIAACRTFCFLHELEMLHKQNLVKGGDLNNAIVIVDRIIRDDELDYLASLFNKPKVEVKKEGILNNVELRYKNEPARHKLLDLVGDLALAGRPLKAQILAARPGHAANVAFAKKIKKRMVESAKNNIPHYDPKLPPVLDVNQIYKLLAHTYPFQMVDKIFHLDETTVAGIKNVTINEPFFQGHFPGNPVFPGVFQIEAMAQTGGILVLNTVPDPENYWTYFLSIESCRFRRMVVPGDTIIFKCELLAPIKRGIAKMQGQAFVAGNLVCEAVMSASIVRKK; this is encoded by the coding sequence ATGAATATTAAGCAACATACTATCAAAAAATCGGTGACTGTATCTGGTGTAGGCTTGCACACAGGGGTTCCGGTAAATATGACATTCCTGCCGGCCAAGCCGAACCATGGATACAAATTTCAGCGGGTAGATTTACCTGAACAACCTATTGTAGATGCGGATGTAGATAACGTAGTAGATTTATCCAGAGGAACCACCATTGAACAGAGTGGTGCCCGCATCAATACTGTAGAGCATACACTGGCGGCTCTGGTAGGCTTGCAGATAGATAATGTACTCATTCAGTTAGATGGCCCCGAGCCTCCTATTATGGATGGCAGTTCCCTGCAGTTTGTGGAAGTACTGGAATCTGCCGGTATGGAGGAACAAAATGCCCTGAGAAACTACTACGAAATCACTGAGGAAGTCCGTTACCGGGATAATGAAAGGAATGTTGAAATAGCAGCCCTGCCCCTGGATGACTATCGCATTACGGTAATGGTAGATTACAATTCTCCGGTATTAGGAAGCCAGCATGCCTCTCTTACCGATATCCGCCAGTTTCCGAAAGAAATAGCCGCCTGCCGTACCTTCTGTTTTTTACATGAACTGGAAATGCTGCACAAACAGAATCTGGTAAAAGGTGGTGATTTAAATAATGCCATCGTCATTGTAGACCGTATTATCCGCGATGATGAATTAGATTATCTGGCCAGTCTGTTTAACAAGCCAAAAGTTGAGGTAAAAAAAGAAGGCATTCTCAATAACGTAGAATTACGCTATAAAAATGAACCTGCCCGGCACAAATTACTTGACCTGGTAGGCGATCTTGCTCTGGCTGGAAGACCATTAAAAGCCCAGATTCTAGCTGCCCGTCCCGGACATGCAGCTAATGTGGCCTTTGCCAAAAAAATTAAAAAGCGGATGGTAGAATCTGCAAAAAATAACATTCCGCATTACGATCCTAAACTGCCGCCTGTTCTGGATGTAAATCAGATTTATAAATTACTGGCCCATACCTATCCTTTTCAGATGGTAGATAAGATCTTTCACCTGGATGAAACTACAGTAGCCGGGATTAAAAACGTCACCATCAATGAGCCTTTCTTTCAGGGCCATTTTCCTGGAAACCCTGTATTTCCCGGGGTATTCCAGATTGAAGCCATGGCACAAACCGGTGGTATTCTGGTCTTGAATACCGTACCTGATCCCGAAAACTACTGGACTTATTTTCTAAGTATAGAAAGTTGCCGGTTCCGGAGAATGGTAGTGCCCGGCGACACCATCATCTTTAAATGTGAGTTACTTGCTCCTATTAAACGAGGCATTGCTAAAATGCAGGGCCAGGCCTTTGTGGCAGGTAATTTAGTTTGTGAAGCAGTTATGTCAGCTAGTATTGTACGAAAAAAATGA